The following are from one region of the Atribacterota bacterium genome:
- a CDS encoding ABC transporter substrate-binding protein — MKRLGIVFLIVSVLLWIAAPGGTAEKVKIGIMQIVDHPALNAVRDGLKDALKEVYGYVEGENIFYDAQSAQGDVATANTIAQKFVAARVNLIVSIATPTSQAAANATKEIPVIFSAVTDPVAAGLVKDLEKPGGNVTGISDMTPVDRQIYLIKFLFPKAKRVGTLYNSGEVNSVVTNELAKEACQENDLELLEATVTSTADVAMAAQSLVGKVDAIYVSTDNTVVSAMDVVTKVCLDNKIPLILADPTTVEKGALCGLGFDYYLHGRQTADIVARILKGEKPGDIPVEFAKKLTLLVNTKVLANLGLDVETMKGILNRFVEDMKTKEVEVTLSFL, encoded by the coding sequence ATGAAAAGGCTTGGGATAGTGTTCCTTATTGTGTCAGTGTTGCTATGGATAGCTGCTCCAGGTGGGACAGCGGAAAAGGTCAAGATTGGTATTATGCAGATTGTGGACCACCCAGCACTGAATGCGGTTCGAGATGGACTTAAAGATGCCCTAAAGGAAGTCTACGGATATGTGGAGGGCGAAAATATTTTTTATGATGCTCAGTCTGCTCAGGGAGACGTAGCCACGGCCAACACCATTGCACAAAAATTTGTTGCGGCAAGAGTAAACCTCATTGTTTCTATTGCCACACCCACTTCACAAGCAGCAGCCAATGCCACAAAGGAAATTCCCGTTATTTTCAGTGCAGTGACTGATCCGGTGGCGGCTGGACTGGTGAAGGATTTGGAAAAACCTGGGGGAAATGTCACTGGGATTTCGGATATGACTCCGGTGGACCGACAAATTTACCTTATCAAATTCCTTTTCCCAAAGGCTAAAAGGGTGGGGACCCTCTACAATTCAGGTGAGGTCAATTCGGTGGTGACCAATGAACTAGCCAAGGAGGCCTGTCAGGAAAATGACCTCGAGCTTCTGGAAGCAACGGTCACAAGCACCGCTGATGTGGCTATGGCAGCGCAGTCCCTGGTTGGAAAAGTCGATGCAATCTATGTTTCTACTGACAATACCGTGGTTAGCGCCATGGATGTGGTCACCAAGGTGTGTTTGGATAATAAGATTCCTTTAATTCTGGCCGATCCGACCACGGTCGAAAAAGGAGCCCTGTGTGGGTTGGGATTCGACTACTATCTCCATGGGCGGCAAACCGCTGATATCGTGGCTCGGATTTTAAAGGGCGAGAAACCAGGTGATATTCCGGTGGAATTTGCCAAAAAACTGACTCTTCTGGTTAATACCAAGGTTCTTGCAAATTTGGGACTTGACGTTGAAACGATGAAAGGTATCCTAAACCGGTTTGTAGAGGACATGAAAACTAAAGAGGTAGAAGTGACACTCAGTTTTCTATAG
- a CDS encoding methylated-DNA--[protein]-cysteine S-methyltransferase, which produces MNKKLHFRWIETPFGTSIVSWQNDKLVSFTLPRKKRETALLHFTQQCRFLSVFPHEEKNDPFKLEEPIQKYFEGQIVSFLPYPFLLDFYPPFTRKVLEETALIPYGTTRTYGEIARAVGTPRACRAVGQSLDKNLLPLFIPCHRVIAQNSLGGFGEGLHMKVLLLSIEL; this is translated from the coding sequence GTGAATAAGAAACTCCACTTCCGATGGATCGAAACGCCTTTTGGAACAAGTATCGTGAGCTGGCAAAACGATAAACTGGTTTCTTTCACGTTACCGAGAAAGAAACGAGAAACCGCACTTTTGCATTTTACCCAGCAGTGCCGGTTCCTTTCAGTATTCCCCCACGAAGAAAAAAATGACCCTTTCAAACTTGAAGAACCCATCCAGAAGTACTTCGAGGGCCAGATTGTCTCATTCTTGCCGTACCCTTTTTTGCTGGACTTCTACCCCCCCTTCACCAGAAAAGTCCTTGAAGAAACTGCACTCATTCCTTACGGAACCACCAGAACCTACGGGGAAATTGCTCGTGCTGTCGGCACTCCCCGCGCCTGTCGTGCCGTCGGACAATCCTTGGATAAAAACCTTTTACCTCTTTTCATTCCCTGTCACAGAGTAATTGCTCAAAACTCCCTAGGGGGATTCGGAGAAGGACTCCACATGAAAGTCCTTCTCCTCTCTATCGAGCTCTAA
- a CDS encoding FGGY-family carbohydrate kinase, whose protein sequence is MYLLGTDIGTQGTKTVMVTEKGEFVADAFVEYDVITPRPSWAEQWPDVWLEAVVKTVACCIEKSKVNPKDIAGIAISGLYGGSGVPVDKDLQPLRPCLIWMDRRARKETQWVKDNVPLETIFGVTGNYVDSYYGFTKMMWIRNNEPEVWEKIYQFVTPKDYVVHRLTGVLATDYSSAGNIGGVFDIRKRTWSDEMCNILGIPRKMLPDTIFKSSDIVGRINRQFAEKTGLLEGTPVIAGGVDAPVAQLAAGVLSMGEHVAMAGTSMCWGTVHQGQYLTPFLVSFPYVVYDIELIYTFGGSATSGALARWFREQFGMYEKEVEKNTKIPAYTLLELQAQNIPPGSEGLIVLPYFMGERSPIWDPDARGTILGLSLYHTRAHVYKAMLEAAAYALRHNMEEAIKAGMQLNPECWIVGGVARSSFWVQIFADITGFDMKRLSKDVEAPFGDAFLVGLGTGIISRPEQIKEWVTFRPVIKVDAERKKAYDRYYAIFRELYENTKGVMKKLADM, encoded by the coding sequence TTGTACCTTTTGGGAACAGATATTGGAACGCAGGGAACCAAAACGGTCATGGTTACCGAAAAGGGGGAATTTGTTGCCGATGCGTTTGTGGAGTACGATGTCATTACCCCTCGTCCTTCCTGGGCGGAACAGTGGCCAGATGTGTGGCTTGAGGCTGTAGTAAAGACAGTGGCTTGCTGTATTGAAAAGTCCAAAGTAAACCCCAAAGACATTGCTGGGATTGCCATCAGCGGTCTCTATGGTGGTTCAGGAGTGCCAGTCGACAAGGATTTACAACCCCTGCGGCCCTGCCTCATCTGGATGGACCGCCGGGCAAGAAAAGAGACCCAGTGGGTGAAGGATAATGTGCCTCTTGAGACCATCTTTGGTGTTACCGGCAATTATGTGGATTCCTACTATGGATTCACGAAAATGATGTGGATCCGAAATAATGAGCCCGAGGTCTGGGAAAAGATTTACCAGTTCGTCACTCCGAAAGATTACGTGGTGCATCGTTTGACTGGGGTTCTGGCGACTGATTATTCTTCGGCGGGCAATATTGGTGGTGTCTTTGACATCCGGAAGCGAACTTGGTCAGATGAGATGTGTAACATCCTGGGAATTCCCAGAAAGATGCTTCCCGATACGATTTTCAAATCTTCCGATATCGTAGGAAGAATCAATCGGCAATTTGCTGAGAAGACAGGTCTTCTTGAGGGAACACCAGTTATTGCTGGTGGTGTAGACGCTCCGGTGGCCCAGCTTGCTGCAGGTGTCTTGAGCATGGGTGAACACGTGGCTATGGCTGGAACTTCCATGTGCTGGGGAACGGTGCATCAGGGTCAGTATTTAACGCCTTTCCTGGTCAGTTTCCCCTACGTGGTCTACGATATAGAGCTCATCTACACCTTTGGAGGAAGTGCCACTTCCGGGGCGCTGGCTCGCTGGTTCCGGGAGCAATTTGGCATGTATGAAAAGGAGGTAGAGAAAAATACGAAGATTCCGGCATATACCCTTTTGGAACTTCAGGCACAGAACATCCCTCCTGGAAGCGAAGGCCTGATCGTTCTTCCGTACTTTATGGGTGAGCGCTCGCCTATTTGGGATCCCGATGCTCGGGGGACCATTCTGGGGCTTTCGCTGTACCATACCAGGGCCCACGTCTATAAGGCAATGCTTGAGGCAGCCGCTTATGCTCTGCGCCATAATATGGAGGAGGCCATCAAAGCTGGAATGCAATTGAATCCAGAATGCTGGATTGTGGGTGGTGTCGCTCGCTCTTCCTTCTGGGTGCAGATTTTTGCTGATATTACTGGATTTGACATGAAACGCCTTTCTAAAGATGTAGAAGCACCCTTTGGCGATGCGTTCCTGGTGGGCTTGGGAACGGGCATTATCTCTCGGCCGGAACAAATCAAAGAATGGGTAACCTTCCGGCCGGTGATTAAGGTTGATGCAGAACGCAAAAAAGCTTACGACCGGTATTACGCTATTTTCCGGGAACTTTACGAAAACACCAAAGGAGTTATGAAAAAACTAGCTGATATGTAA
- a CDS encoding ECF transporter S component, with product MKEKRFIYAGMLGGLSLVLSLLVHFPLIPQAPFLLYDPGDVPILIASFKFGPGLGVMLTAVVATLFAVITGEGGPWGVLMHFLATGSYVFLAGWLYRKQKTAQGAVLGLIVAPLVMTTIMVFANLVVTPIYLGVPRSVVWGMLLPAIIPFNLLKGTINGAMTFFLYKRMSVFLESSLVAKVRSEVLELDREEKDFHVESFSESP from the coding sequence ATGAAGGAGAAACGTTTTATCTATGCAGGAATGCTGGGAGGGTTATCGCTGGTTTTGAGTCTTTTGGTCCATTTTCCACTGATTCCCCAAGCTCCCTTTTTGCTCTATGATCCGGGAGATGTGCCGATTCTTATAGCCAGTTTCAAGTTTGGCCCGGGGTTGGGAGTGATGTTGACGGCTGTGGTGGCCACGCTTTTTGCGGTGATTACGGGAGAGGGCGGTCCATGGGGAGTTCTCATGCATTTTCTGGCTACCGGGAGTTACGTCTTTCTGGCAGGATGGCTCTATAGAAAACAGAAGACAGCTCAGGGAGCTGTTTTGGGTTTAATCGTAGCGCCTCTTGTAATGACGACGATCATGGTTTTTGCCAATCTGGTGGTGACACCGATTTACCTCGGGGTACCAAGAAGTGTGGTATGGGGAATGCTTCTTCCAGCTATTATTCCATTTAATCTTTTAAAAGGTACTATTAATGGAGCCATGACGTTTTTTCTCTACAAAAGAATGAGTGTTTTTCTTGAAAGTTCCTTAGTTGCTAAAGTGCGAAGTGAAGTTTTAGAGCTCGATAGAGAGGAGAAGGACTTTCATGTGGAGTCCTTCTCCGAATCCCCCTAG
- a CDS encoding ABC transporter ATP-binding protein: MLRVNGVNKFFFRNSPDERWAIRNLSLEVQDGEFVTIVGSNGAGKTTLLNLISGTYFPDEGKIAIDGVDVTHLPPHRRAVYLGRVFQNTFQGTAPSLTIEENLAIAYLKGRSKGIRMALNERMREVFRAKLSEIGLGLERRLKDRVGLLSGGQRQALALLMATLSQPKILLLDEHTANLDPKTGEVIMELTTKLVHESRLTTLMVTHNLQDALSFGNRTLMMDEGEVVLDVVGEERKKMTIQELLEQFTIRRHKAFTNDRALLS; encoded by the coding sequence ATGCTCAGGGTTAATGGGGTCAATAAATTTTTCTTCCGTAATTCTCCGGATGAGCGCTGGGCCATTCGAAATTTAAGTCTCGAAGTGCAGGATGGCGAGTTCGTAACGATTGTGGGGAGTAACGGAGCAGGGAAGACGACTCTACTCAATTTAATCAGTGGTACGTATTTTCCCGATGAGGGGAAAATCGCCATTGACGGTGTTGATGTCACCCATCTCCCTCCCCATCGGCGAGCGGTTTACCTGGGGCGAGTTTTCCAGAATACCTTTCAGGGGACAGCTCCTTCCTTAACCATTGAGGAAAACCTGGCCATTGCCTACCTTAAGGGGAGAAGTAAGGGAATCCGTATGGCACTCAATGAACGTATGCGAGAAGTGTTCAGGGCAAAACTCTCTGAAATTGGTCTTGGTCTGGAGAGGCGGTTAAAGGATCGGGTAGGACTTCTGTCCGGAGGGCAGAGGCAGGCCCTGGCTCTTCTTATGGCGACTTTGAGTCAGCCCAAAATTTTACTCCTTGATGAACATACCGCCAACCTCGATCCTAAAACTGGGGAGGTCATTATGGAACTGACTACCAAACTGGTGCATGAGAGCCGTTTGACCACTCTTATGGTGACGCACAATCTTCAGGATGCGCTTTCTTTTGGGAACCGTACTCTGATGATGGATGAAGGAGAAGTGGTTCTGGACGTGGTCGGGGAAGAGAGAAAAAAAATGACCATTCAGGAACTGCTGGAACAGTTTACCATTCGTAGACATAAGGCGTTTACGAATGATCGAGCTTTACTCTCTTAA
- the rd gene encoding rubredoxin: protein MNLEALFALNCGMYVVASSYEGKMNGLIINALVQVTAFPPQVVASVNKESLTLSLIEESGFFSVSVLEKETPLQLIGLFGFRTGRDIDKFAQVKYFLGKTGVPVLSEHVVAYVEAKVISKLDAGTHVLFLGEVVETEFLNSELVPMTYGYYRDVKGGRVPRTAATYQEKKGKNTETVGRYRCKVCGYIYDERFGDPDSGVQPGTPFEKLPEDWVCPICGVGKDQFEKI from the coding sequence GTGAACCTGGAAGCTCTGTTTGCGTTAAACTGTGGGATGTACGTGGTGGCATCGTCATACGAGGGCAAAATGAACGGTCTGATTATTAACGCTTTAGTCCAGGTCACCGCCTTTCCTCCCCAGGTTGTGGCCAGTGTCAACAAAGAAAGTTTGACCCTTTCGCTCATTGAGGAGAGTGGATTCTTTTCGGTATCGGTTCTCGAAAAAGAAACCCCGTTGCAGCTTATCGGACTTTTTGGTTTTCGTACCGGACGAGATATCGACAAATTTGCTCAGGTGAAATATTTTCTGGGAAAAACCGGTGTTCCAGTATTGAGTGAACACGTGGTGGCCTATGTAGAAGCAAAGGTAATATCCAAACTCGATGCCGGAACCCATGTGCTTTTCCTGGGCGAAGTGGTGGAAACGGAATTTTTGAACTCAGAGCTCGTTCCCATGACCTATGGATACTACCGTGACGTTAAAGGTGGTAGAGTTCCTCGCACGGCAGCAACCTACCAGGAGAAAAAGGGGAAAAACACGGAGACGGTGGGACGATATCGATGCAAAGTCTGTGGCTACATCTACGATGAACGTTTTGGGGACCCTGATTCAGGTGTGCAACCTGGAACACCTTTTGAAAAACTTCCCGAAGACTGGGTTTGTCCTATTTGTGGAGTGGGAAAAGACCAATTCGAAAAAATTTGA
- a CDS encoding GRAM domain-containing protein, which yields MALALKPGEQVLADVAANLFRGIEAVGGRMKITNQRIVFEPHALNVQRAVLEISLDEVMEVKKRTTLGIFPNGLLVRTKSGEDYKFVVWKRDRLIQLIDKNKRREIPHHSETSLQD from the coding sequence ATGGCTTTGGCTTTAAAGCCCGGTGAACAGGTTCTTGCCGATGTAGCGGCGAATCTCTTTCGCGGTATTGAAGCTGTTGGTGGAAGAATGAAAATCACAAACCAGCGTATTGTTTTTGAGCCTCACGCTTTGAACGTGCAACGTGCAGTGCTGGAAATTTCCTTGGACGAGGTCATGGAGGTAAAGAAAAGAACGACCCTGGGAATTTTTCCCAATGGGTTACTGGTTCGAACTAAGTCTGGTGAAGATTACAAGTTTGTTGTCTGGAAAAGGGATCGATTGATACAGCTCATCGATAAGAATAAAAGGAGGGAGATTCCTCATCACAGCGAAACATCGCTCCAAGATTAG
- a CDS encoding TrpB-like pyridoxal phosphate-dependent enzyme, translated as MEEGRIILSEKEMPTVWYNVLADLPRPLDPPLHPATMQPVKLQDLEPIFPKSLIEQEVSTNRYIDIPGEVLDIYRLWRPTPLVRARKLEAFLKTPARIYYKYEGASPAGSHKPNTAVAQAYYNKEDGTKRLTTETGAGQWGSALAMACQFFGLECTVYMVRVSYEQKPYRRVLMHTWGAEVYPSPSERTKAGRDILAKDPQSLGSLGIAISEAIEDAVTTPHSKYSLGSVLNHVLLHQTVIGEEAKLQLEKVGENYPDIVVGCVGGGSNFGGIVLPFMRDKLLGEKTFRAIAVEPTACSSLLRGRYEYDYGDVAKNTPLLKMHTLGHDFIPPAIHAGGLRYHGMAPIVSLLYDLGLVEAQAYKQNEVFEAAVTFARTEGLVVAPETAHAVKAVIEEAKKCAASGEEKVIVFNCSGHGFLDLGAYELYLTQKLPDINHNG; from the coding sequence ATGGAAGAAGGTCGAATTATTCTGAGTGAAAAGGAAATGCCCACTGTTTGGTACAATGTGCTTGCTGATTTACCTCGACCACTTGACCCACCTCTTCACCCTGCTACCATGCAACCGGTGAAACTTCAGGACCTCGAACCAATTTTTCCCAAAAGCCTTATCGAGCAGGAAGTGAGCACCAACCGTTATATTGATATCCCTGGAGAGGTTCTTGATATTTATCGTTTGTGGAGACCCACACCGTTAGTTCGAGCGCGAAAACTGGAAGCTTTTCTCAAGACACCGGCTCGTATCTATTACAAGTACGAGGGGGCAAGCCCTGCTGGAAGTCATAAGCCAAATACCGCTGTGGCCCAGGCGTATTATAACAAGGAAGATGGTACGAAAAGGTTAACCACCGAAACTGGAGCTGGCCAGTGGGGGTCAGCTTTAGCGATGGCCTGTCAGTTTTTTGGTTTGGAGTGTACCGTGTACATGGTACGAGTGAGCTATGAACAGAAACCGTACCGACGGGTTTTGATGCATACCTGGGGAGCAGAGGTATATCCCAGTCCGAGTGAGCGAACCAAAGCAGGGCGAGACATTCTGGCAAAGGATCCACAGTCTTTGGGAAGCCTTGGTATCGCCATCAGTGAAGCTATCGAAGACGCGGTGACGACCCCCCACTCCAAGTACAGCCTGGGGAGTGTCCTCAATCATGTGCTCCTTCACCAGACTGTTATTGGGGAAGAAGCCAAGCTCCAGTTAGAAAAGGTAGGCGAGAACTATCCGGATATCGTGGTTGGGTGTGTGGGTGGAGGCAGTAACTTTGGTGGTATAGTGCTTCCTTTCATGCGCGATAAGCTCCTGGGTGAAAAAACCTTCCGGGCAATCGCCGTAGAACCCACGGCCTGCTCTTCACTCCTTCGTGGGCGATACGAATACGATTATGGTGACGTGGCGAAAAATACTCCACTTCTTAAGATGCATACTCTGGGTCACGACTTTATTCCTCCTGCCATTCATGCTGGAGGATTGCGTTATCATGGAATGGCTCCTATCGTGAGCCTTCTCTATGATCTGGGACTTGTGGAAGCTCAGGCGTACAAACAGAACGAGGTTTTTGAGGCTGCGGTAACGTTTGCTCGGACTGAGGGATTGGTGGTGGCACCGGAAACGGCTCATGCGGTGAAGGCCGTGATTGAAGAAGCCAAAAAGTGCGCTGCAAGTGGTGAAGAAAAAGTCATCGTTTTTAACTGCAGTGGTCATGGATTCCTGGATCTCGGAGCATATGAACTTTATCTCACACAGAAACTTCCCGATATCAACCACAATGGATAA
- a CDS encoding deoxyribodipyrimidine photo-lyase produces the protein MIPRERLKELNYKPLQEGSYVLYWMQAAQRAEWNHALEYAIQKANEFQRPLLVLFNLTDQFPEANARHYLFLLEGLQETQRKLAQRGIKMVTYLGNPVENVERFSQKAILLVTDRGYLRIQREWREKVAKRVNCPFWQVETEAIVPVEVVSPREEYGAYTIRPKIKKHLNRYLTPLQEETAHLSSLFLPVFPGELNLSDPGQILKGLRIDKNITLLPRLGGTDRAKAKLREFIANHLSDYPIRRNDPSQDTLSAMSAYLHFGQISPLFIAQEVINAPVLEEAKEVYLEELIVRRELSMNFVFYNPHYDSFHGLPSWAKETLRKHQQDPRKDQYELEEFENARTHDPLWNAAQKELVYTGKIHGYVRMYWGKKIIEWSSNPEEAFQILVYLNNKYALDGRDPNSFAGIAWCFGKHDRAFGERPIFGKVRYMGKGELRKKSIEGAYIERIERM, from the coding sequence ATGATCCCGAGAGAACGCCTGAAAGAATTGAATTATAAACCCCTTCAAGAGGGGAGTTATGTCCTCTACTGGATGCAGGCAGCCCAAAGAGCGGAATGGAATCATGCTTTAGAGTACGCCATTCAAAAGGCCAATGAATTTCAGAGACCTCTCCTGGTGCTCTTTAATCTCACCGATCAATTTCCCGAAGCCAACGCCCGCCACTATCTCTTTCTCCTAGAAGGATTACAGGAAACCCAAAGAAAACTCGCTCAAAGAGGAATAAAAATGGTCACGTATTTAGGTAACCCGGTAGAAAACGTGGAGCGATTTTCTCAAAAGGCGATCCTCCTTGTTACCGACCGGGGGTATCTCCGTATCCAGAGAGAATGGCGAGAAAAAGTGGCAAAAAGGGTAAATTGTCCTTTCTGGCAAGTTGAGACGGAGGCGATCGTTCCCGTCGAAGTGGTTTCCCCACGCGAGGAATATGGAGCATACACCATCCGTCCTAAAATTAAAAAACACCTCAATCGTTATCTCACGCCGCTTCAAGAAGAAACGGCTCATCTTTCTTCCCTCTTTTTACCGGTATTCCCGGGAGAACTTAATCTCTCAGACCCCGGGCAAATCCTTAAAGGTCTACGCATTGATAAAAACATTACACTCCTACCCCGCCTTGGGGGTACAGACCGTGCCAAGGCAAAGCTTCGGGAATTTATTGCGAATCACCTTTCCGATTATCCCATCCGCCGCAACGACCCCTCTCAGGATACTCTTTCAGCAATGAGCGCATACCTCCACTTTGGGCAAATTTCGCCTCTTTTTATCGCTCAAGAAGTCATTAATGCACCCGTGCTAGAAGAAGCAAAGGAAGTATACCTCGAAGAACTCATTGTCCGAAGAGAGTTGAGCATGAATTTTGTGTTTTACAATCCCCACTATGATTCTTTTCATGGTTTACCCAGCTGGGCAAAGGAAACCTTAAGAAAACATCAGCAAGATCCCAGAAAGGACCAATACGAACTCGAAGAATTCGAAAATGCTAGAACCCACGACCCTCTCTGGAATGCTGCCCAGAAAGAACTGGTCTACACAGGAAAAATCCATGGATACGTGCGGATGTACTGGGGAAAGAAAATCATAGAATGGAGTAGCAACCCGGAGGAAGCCTTCCAAATACTGGTTTATCTCAACAATAAGTACGCACTCGACGGACGGGACCCAAATAGCTTTGCCGGCATCGCCTGGTGCTTTGGAAAGCACGACCGGGCCTTTGGAGAGCGCCCCATTTTTGGAAAAGTGCGTTATATGGGGAAGGGAGAGCTACGCAAAAAATCGATTGAGGGCGCATACATTGAACGCATAGAGAGGATGTGA
- a CDS encoding ABC transporter permease: protein MKIRDFFLYGAQEGLLFGILALGVFITFRCLNFPDLTVDGSYPLGAAVFALMMYRGYGPLVGVLCALLLGALAGLLTGVLHTFSRIPALLSGILTMICLYSVNLRVMGRPNVSLSENLGHRTIFVILRDAFPSVPEVYLRFIFLLLLLTFLKVIVDFFLQTEIGLSIRATGDNETLVETQGIDPNRMKLVGIALSNALVALSGAMFAQYQGFVDVNMGIGMVISGLASVIVGEVLLRGKTIFVMTLQVVLGAVVYRMATAIALNWGYSIGFKPYDLKLFTGILVILILSFPVLKEKLGRAG, encoded by the coding sequence ATAAAAATCCGGGATTTTTTCCTTTACGGTGCTCAGGAAGGTTTACTTTTTGGTATCCTGGCTTTAGGGGTTTTTATCACTTTTCGTTGTCTCAATTTTCCAGATCTTACCGTTGATGGGAGTTATCCTCTGGGTGCAGCAGTCTTTGCGCTGATGATGTATCGAGGATACGGGCCTCTGGTGGGTGTATTGTGTGCGCTTCTTTTGGGAGCTCTGGCTGGTCTTTTGACTGGCGTTTTGCACACATTTTCCCGGATTCCGGCCTTACTTTCGGGTATCCTCACCATGATTTGTCTTTATTCTGTGAACCTTCGAGTGATGGGAAGACCCAATGTGTCCCTTTCTGAAAATCTGGGACATCGGACTATCTTTGTGATTTTGCGTGATGCGTTCCCTTCCGTTCCTGAAGTCTATCTTCGCTTCATTTTCTTATTACTTCTCCTCACCTTTTTGAAGGTTATCGTCGATTTTTTTCTGCAGACCGAGATTGGTCTTTCCATTCGAGCAACCGGTGATAATGAAACCTTGGTTGAAACTCAGGGAATAGACCCTAACCGGATGAAACTGGTAGGGATTGCTCTTTCCAACGCTTTGGTGGCGCTTTCGGGAGCCATGTTTGCTCAGTACCAGGGTTTTGTCGATGTCAACATGGGTATCGGGATGGTGATTTCTGGGCTTGCCTCGGTCATTGTGGGGGAAGTGCTCTTGCGGGGAAAAACGATTTTTGTAATGACCTTACAGGTTGTCTTGGGTGCGGTCGTTTATCGTATGGCGACGGCCATAGCGCTGAACTGGGGGTATAGTATTGGCTTTAAACCCTATGATTTGAAGCTCTTTACGGGCATTCTGGTTATCCTCATTCTTTCGTTCCCGGTTTTGAAGGAAAAATTGGGGAGGGCAGGATGA
- a CDS encoding DUF523 and DUF1722 domain-containing protein: MKPKIVVSRCLGFDHCRYDGSIIPSQIVERLREAVEYIPVCPELAIGLSVPRQPVRIVSVDGERRLIQDKSGEDLTLKMSAFIESFFEGIDVQGFILKAKSPSCGVRDVKIYTSQGTVFARGSGFFAQEALTRYPHLPVETEKRLENVAIYEHFLQKTFTLHEFSQVKESQSMRRLVNFHTRYKLFLLAHHQRETQQMGKIVANPEQKDFATVIREYEIHLHQALKRAMNRKLTINVLHHVLGYFKDRLTSREKQLFLRLLEQFRQGTVPLAALTGIAQSWTVRFEEEYLTKQAFFNSYPENLRPQVENDVFTQRDYWEGS; this comes from the coding sequence TTGAAACCAAAGATCGTCGTAAGCCGGTGTTTAGGGTTTGACCACTGCCGTTACGACGGGTCAATCATTCCCAGTCAGATTGTGGAAAGACTTCGAGAAGCGGTGGAATACATTCCTGTATGTCCAGAATTAGCCATAGGTCTGAGTGTACCACGGCAACCGGTGAGAATTGTGTCCGTCGACGGGGAACGACGGTTAATCCAGGATAAAAGTGGCGAGGACCTTACCCTGAAGATGTCTGCCTTCATCGAATCCTTTTTTGAGGGAATCGATGTCCAGGGATTCATTCTGAAAGCCAAATCCCCATCCTGTGGCGTCAGAGACGTAAAAATTTATACCTCTCAAGGCACAGTCTTTGCTCGGGGAAGCGGCTTCTTTGCCCAGGAAGCACTAACCAGATATCCCCACCTGCCTGTAGAGACCGAAAAACGATTAGAAAATGTGGCGATTTACGAACATTTTCTACAGAAAACTTTCACTCTCCATGAGTTTTCTCAGGTTAAAGAGAGCCAAAGCATGAGGAGGTTGGTTAACTTCCACACCCGATATAAACTCTTTCTTCTGGCCCATCACCAGCGAGAAACGCAACAAATGGGGAAAATCGTTGCCAACCCGGAGCAAAAGGACTTTGCAACGGTTATACGAGAATACGAAATCCATCTCCACCAGGCCTTAAAAAGAGCCATGAACCGAAAACTAACCATAAACGTCCTTCACCATGTTCTGGGGTACTTCAAGGACAGGCTTACTTCTCGAGAAAAACAACTCTTCCTCCGGCTCCTGGAGCAGTTTCGCCAGGGAACCGTTCCTCTTGCTGCACTCACCGGTATTGCACAATCCTGGACAGTGCGTTTCGAAGAAGAGTACCTCACAAAACAGGCATTCTTCAATTCCTACCCGGAAAACCTTCGACCGCAAGTTGAAAACGACGTTTTCACCCAACGAGATTACTGGGAAGGGTCGTAA